A region of Lycium barbarum isolate Lr01 chromosome 3, ASM1917538v2, whole genome shotgun sequence DNA encodes the following proteins:
- the LOC132633993 gene encoding uncharacterized protein LOC132633993 codes for MVVACANVADSTTLALVAAAQQTGGRVICILRGIEELHLSKMALRTNSSHLEFVVANTHTLQMLLPNYYKDADFIAVDCNIQNHEEILGSLRKSSRDKSAIVLGYNAFRKESWRSSPLRTQLLPIGEGLLLTKVAAKAKKGTDRGTENRGHWIVKVDKCTGEEHVYRVKSPRRRMIEA; via the coding sequence ATGGTGGTTGCATGCGCCAATGTTGCAGATTCTACCACCCTTGCCCTGGTGGCTGCAGCTCAACAAACCGGAGGACGAGTCATTTGCATCCTCCGGGGCATAGAAGAATTACATCTCTCCAAAATGGCTCTACGCACGAATTCTAGTCACCTTGAGTTTGTTGTTGCGAACACTCATACTCTACAGATGCTGCTGCCAAATTACTACAAAGATGCTGATTTCATAGCTGTGGATTGTAATATTCAAAATCATGAGGAAATTCTTGGATCGTTGCGAAAAAGCAGTAGGGATAAAAGTGCCATTGTTTTGGGGTACAATGCTTTTCGTAAGGAGTCGTGGAGGAGCAGCCCTTTGCGGACACAATTGTTGCCTATAGGAGAAGGGCTGTTGCTGACCAAAGTAGCTGCAAAGGCGAAAAAGGGTACTGATCGGGGAACGGAAAATAGAGGACACTGGATCGTTAAAGTAGATAAATGCACTGGGGAAGAACATGTATACAGAGTAAAATCTCCTCGAAGAAGAATGATTGAAGCCTAA